The stretch of DNA CGAAGGGTGGTGGTCTCAAatgttcgcgaacgcgaccaggatgatgcgaacgcgaagaggaaatcgGAGGCGGTgtttctttggccttcgcgattgCAATGGTCTTTCCGCAATCGCaaagaagggcggacctgggcagTAAAGAtttaaagacgggatttggccatttccttccatttttcatttggttgggtgatttttggagctcttggaagggagattttcgtcatctatgtcaaggtaagtggattgtatatagattttaacattgaaattcatggaaaattagtgaaaatttggggttttggtagaaatctagaaatttggtatttttggattttaaccacgaatttgggcatggaattgagaataaattatatatttgggttcgtgattctatgggtaatgtttatattCGAaagttttcggaatccgggcacgtgagcccgagggtgattttatcgacttttcgaacggagttggaaattatagtaaattgaattataatgagtattagagtatatatttatgggtttgtacatttattgactagttttggagcgttgggcattggtttgagttgttggaagggcttgggagccggttatggaatttcggagtgaggtaagtctcctttctaaccttgtaagagggaattaaccctataggtgaatcaaattattatgtaattctatttatgggggctacgtacgcacgaggtgacgagagtccgtgcgtaactactattatgcttatgtccgggtagtctaggacccatatcatgttgtacttgcgatgtttgcccctacttgttaatttaattatttaaaatatttagaaactcgataaaggaattgtaaaaaggttaaacttcatttacttgaccgttaaatgagaatttaaaattcttggaatatttgccgcttaataaatcttgaatttattgtttaatgtatttttttcttttgtggagcgggccgaacacctcagtagcagatagatgcatctatggttcgtgccgttagACCCTAGGctgtgcacagtttaaatattatgttggatcgggccgtacggcctcggcataatttgcgcatgataaatctttggaaccaaatataattgatattgcttctgtggcttgagatataaattattaaatgacgagaataattttggaaaaaaatttCCTATTAGTAAAAGAATCGTCCACTCACTTCTTGCTATTGAGTTTACGGCTAtttcatacaatccatgcttaagtataatatAAGTATTTATTGTTAACCCATAGCAAGTGtcagagtcgacccctcgtcactacttcttcgaggttagacgggatacttactgggtacgcgttgatttacgttctcatactacacttgctgcacattttgtgcaggtacatatatatctatttgccttgtgggcgcagaggcgcggttattgcggagATTTAgttgagctgcattctatactacgatccgcaaccagcagagtctccttcagagtatttatatttctcttgtctaaatttgtattccggacagatattgtattttattttacattcctagttgaggctcatgcacttgtgacacatgattttggggtgattatgggttgtcctgtattgaaattgttaaaaatattattatttactttgtaaattatatcttttactatttaattgaaggaaatatgatttcaaaaatattaaaatgagaaccaaatcaagtatttatttttgacttgcatgacagtggtgtccgacgccatcacgacctttaatgaattttggaacGTGACATATTTCCTAGGAGGACGTGCATATAATTAATGGAAGGAAACGGCCCGACTTATACTAGAATAGCCCAACCATAATTTGAAAACTAACAAAGGCAGCAAACTTTTGATATTAAAATAGCTATATAATTAAGCTCTTAATTAACTgattaaaaaaattcaatttaattatttttcaacttcatcatattattttatgaatttacaAATAACTTTTGAAAGAAAACTTGACAATTATTCTTCGGGTTCAAATAATCTAATTTAAGAGGAGACAAAGTGATATATCAATAAGATCTTATCATTTCACTCATTTATATTAAGCATATGCTAATTAATCGAAAAATTAAAAAGACAATTAAATAACTTTATGCAACTGAGAATTTATGTAGGACATGATTTTATCTTTTAAGCTATCTAAATAAGATTAACATTCATCATTTTTAGAACCTTGCATTTTTTTTTCTATAACTTTTTTAATAACTCATACCCATTAGTTAATATGGATATGCAATATTTAAAAGTTATATATTCATTAATATAGAGTACACACGCAAAGCGCGTAACCTATGACTAGTataatattaaaagcacgaaggcccttagtgaaatgtcgttcgccttttttaccctctaGAAATAGATTTCACACttgacaaaatagtcatttgattatttcTCTAATATTAGAAATATGAATAGTCATTTAAtagtttcctaatatttaggaattcgaTATCAATTAGAttttgggtgtgtttggtataacagaAAATATATTCATttggaaaacaagtagtaatcttactcatttttcggtatttggtacgcaaattaagaaaaataacttttcaagagtattcataaataatttagatacaataaacatgaagccataaactttcgaaccaacaaccttccTAACCCATAAATTTGATAAACTtctgaaccgctaaactttcgaacccGTAAACTCTATAATTTTTAAACCCGCAAACTTTCAAATACATAAACctctgaactcataactttggaactcgtAAAATTTTGAACTTGTaaacccaaaaaatgaaaaaatcagcactgaaaatattttttaaaaaattgccacggggtggggggagggggggaggttGAATGGTgcagaaaaatgaaaaaacagaaaataaaaaattaaaaatatatttaaaaaaaatttggcggacgaaaaaacagaaaatttaaaaaaaaaaaaaaaaaaaaagccccGGGGGTTGACGgtgaaaaaaaactgaaataaaaaaaaaaactttttggaGAAGGGGGCGGGGTAGGAGAGAGAAGGGGATTGGGGTTAGATGTGAGAGTATGTGGagtttttggaaaatgttttcctaacTTTTTCTAGGGAAGTAATTTTCCTCCAATTTCAGGAAAATGTGAtatctagaaaaatattttccaaattattttgtgcaaccaaatagtgaaaaatgaaaaaatatttttcgaaaaatattttttgtcataccaaacacaccctttatgtattaaatatttttctatttgaactatgtaatataacaaattagtaaaagaaaaataataacaatGATAAATCACAATATTTTGTGACGTGTTTCAAAAAAGCCGTTTActatttttacattttgggactCCTTTCATACATTCAACAATCAATTCTTTAAAAAAATAGGCAATTTAGGTAAAAGTTTTGAGTACTTTCAATTCCTTTTAGATTTaggagttttttttttatttgatacAAGTTATAAAAACTTTGAGTGCTTTTGACCACTTTTTAGCTTTAGGAatctttttataaaaaaaattaaccgATCAATTCCTTAATTATGTTATGTACAAAATTAAGTACAAAAGCTTGTACGAAAAATATTACTAATTCTTTATAATTATGTTAGGTACAAAATTTattaattagttataaatattttaggtAAACTTTTCAAGCACTTCCACCTGGGTTTAGGTTtaggaattttttattttttacggTAAAAATCTCGAGCACTATTTCCTCAAGTTTAGGAGTATGCGTTTATGCATGaaacctaatatttaggacttaaattttattaaaattttactttATATAAATCCTTCATTAATTATATTATGTAACATGACTATAATTTCTTACATACTTTTTTTTCataattcttttctttttggttAGTTAAGAGACATAATAACATTGTGAATGAATATTAGAGGCAAATAATATGGTTTCGAAACCCTTGTTTTTAGTATTTGTTAACATAAATCTCCGTAAGTATCCAATATGCTGTCTAGCCCTTCCTTATTTTTaggatttttttaaaattccttCAACTTTAAGGTTTTTGTCTTTCTTCATTAAACTTTTGAGATTTGTGTttgtataaatttaatatttaagctTAACTTTCTTTTTAACAAATTCAAGCTTAAATTTTACAACTTATAAAAATAGATCTCGTGGAAAGAAAATTAAATTTTGGCCAAGAATCGAAATTGTTCAAGCATTACTATTCATGGAGATAATTGGAGTTTTTATTCTTTGTCAACGTAAGAATTATATCCCACTCTATTCTTGATAAATCACATATTCATAAATTTATGactaaataaaatttaaatataaaatattgTATACTTTTGCCTAATAAAGGAGtttgaaatcaattaaaatttaatGATCTATTGGATAAACTTTGTCCTTTCAGTATTGCATTAAGACTATAaactataatttatttttatatcatATTTGTAGGCTCAAAACCAATAGTTATGGCAAGTTAGTCTAGAGCGCAGATTTGTCATTTTAGTATGTTTTTGTAATGTCTGCATTAAGCATGAAGGTTCCGTTCGACAATTATGAAAAAAATTTGAAtcattctttttctctttattatGATCTTACCACTTACGATTAATTATGATGCATTAATTTTAGTGTAGGACCTAATGAAGCTGAACTACATTTTATGCTCCTAGCTCAAATCTGTTTCTACTATTCAAACTAATGTTTGAAATCAActattgatttatattttctttgaatATTCTTTTCTCGAATTTTTGCTATTAATCTTGCATTATATGTCTATACGTAGTTTGACAATATATAGTTCATTGAAATTATATATTcttcatttatatatttttctgtacATTTACGTTTTTTGTTCCTTTTAcaactttaaattattaattatatttaaatacgCTGATTagcttaaaaaatatttttcatagtTTCTTTGATTAAATATTTTACTTGATAAGTTATTGTTATTGTAAATTAGTACGCATCTAAATGATTAAATGATAAAGAGTCATCATTTTTTTTCAAtattaaataataatttaaaagtttTAGGACCGGCAACATCGTTTATGAAAGAGAAATTGGGTTAGATTCAATAATATACTAACATATTATTATctcataaaataaaatatctataattaaaataatatatatcCAATTACTACATCTATGTACTCACGTTTATTTTTGTCACTTAAATGACTATTATTTTAACGTTATTTtctattttgcacaattaatTTTTTCTTATATACAAGTTTTAGTTTactggcgttatatacacgtgcAACGCATGTACCCTatgactagtactatattaaaagcacgaagacccttagcgaaatgtcattcgatttttttacccttttaaaatatagTTTATATTGGACAAattagttatttaattatttttctaatatttaggactttaaaatcaactaaaatattgcatattaaattattttcttatttgaactaatatagaaaatcctaatatttagaattttgaaaTCAATTAGTATTCTAATCTGTAGAACTATAAGGAAAACATAAGATTTAACGTGTGAAATTTTTGgaaacatatttttttttttaggtGTGTATTCCAAACGGCAAAGTACTCTTACATGTGAGCAAAAgttttgaaataattaaactCAAACTAATTATCAAATAGGTTATAACATTGAAaatttaccttatataaatcttgCACATAAATTATATAAAAACAATAAACGAAATTAATAAAGGGAATAATTAAAAATATCAATGAAAGAGAAATGGGGTTTTTGGATAATAACAGAGGTGATCCACTTTTTAATAATGTTTTACGTTTTCGTATATGAAATTACTTATTTTATGTTACTATATTTAAAATAGACCAGAATATTCCGTTAATAATATTATTCTATATTATATATTTagctttcaaaattttaaattatttattatatttatgcaAATGTTGAGAAGAAATCAATTATAACTCAAAAATTACCAGTGATTCCAATAAGATAATTTATGAAAAtcttttaacctttttaaataatGATAAATTAAGCTAAATATAAGTGGGTTTCTTGATTAAAAAAGTAATTGTGGTTCATAAGAAATTATTCGAATTTTAATTTTTGGTATATAATGATTGTTAATTCTTTGAGATTTACAAAagtattcttttctttttttttaatgtttggAACATGTCTTGCATGGATATTTTCCACCCATTTGATTTTTTAACTATTTGAAAAAGAGAATTcttatttaaaaattttaattagaATTTGGTGATGAAAGAAATCTGAAAATCAAGCGAAATCTCTTACACTAAAGTGTTATTAAGagttaaattatttaaattccaAACTTGAAAAAACAAACACGATTCAATAGAAGACAAAATGTATTCAAAATAAGCTGACATTAatatctttttcatttttcatcaATTCCTACAATTGGCtctctataaaaaaaaatttatattaagttatttattataaaatattcatTCGATATTAGTCATTTTCGGATTTTACATTTGCCACTTAATTATACAATTGTTTAGGAACTATATGACCAACCTCTTTATTTCAAATCTCTAAAAGTAAGATtcaaatttttttcaaaaaaattgtGTTAATTTGAAGACTCTATAGAATCATGAAAAAACATACAACAAATATCCAGTCATTTTAGATGATATTATGATACAGAAGTGATTATAATTGTCATGTGATATTCCAAAGGACGTGCCTATTAAATTTAAGAGGAAATACATGTGTTCGAACAAGAAATGTTGATCGATTTTTTAGATTTCACATTGAAaaaagttaattatttttaaaatatttagtaTTATAGAGTTAGCTAGTAttagaataatttaaatattaatttCACTTGAATAATAACGcttcaaaaccaaatatatactTTCAATTCTAGTTCTAAGTCATTCTTTGAAGTAAATATGTCATGGATGGCCCATCTTTCAATTGTAAGTTCTCTCACTAAGTTGTTTTAATGTCACTTTTGAATGTATTTTTGTGTTTTCATTGCATTttggtttttatgatgatttgaAATTCATTAATTAATAGTAGCGTGGTTATATGTTTTAAGTTCTATCTTTCAACGATATTTGGATTTTCAAGTTGTTATATGTTCTAGTTGAAAGTCAAAAGGAAGCAGGAGaaattgtgaaattgaagtgATGAAATTATAAAgcagtttttttttatttaaactgTTGATTGATAATTGAGAACTTCTATGATGCAGTTTCATTCTTTATTGAGTTATTTATACATGATCAACATTTATAATCATCTTTAGtaacttataattttattttatagtcGTTTTGTGCCATCGTAAATACGACTAGGGTTCCTCTCGTCGCACGATTAGCGTGAGCAGCTAACCTATGCCTCGCCGAAAATGGGGAGGGGAAGACCGCGAAAGAATACGAGTAAAGAGCAACAAGATGAAATCGCACAAATAGAAGGATTCACCACTGGAACTAAACACAATATGACTCCAAAAGGGATAGTGATTGGAACAAAGGAGGTCACGCCCAAAGTAATGGAAATGATGATGGTGGAATCGTCAACGAACAGAGGCAAAGGCAAGATGGACGAAACCACTGAGGTATGGCCAGTGCTTTCAGCTCGCACACCAGTGAATAGCGAGAATCTGCCGGAAAACACTACACAGGAAAAGATACAGACCCAATGCAACAGTAAAACAGTAATTGCAACCAACAGTGGTGCTCAATGAAAATTGCAGCTCGAAAATGGAATCCAGGGGAAGACAGGAGGACATGCATGGGCTAATCTATTTGCAAGCAACAAATTGGCCACATGAGGTATGGATCTCACATTTATTCCTTCTAAAATCATTGAGGGTGAGAAAATTGTAGAACTACACCAAGATGTTACTACTGCTgggaatgaaaaataaaaatcagTTGTTATTCTATATGTTGTGGGAGGATACCCCACAATTGGCACTATAGACAGGTTCATCAATACACAAAGAGAATTCTCGACTAAACCTCAGATTTATCTACATAATGAGGGCTACTTTGTTATCCGGTTTGCTAGTGAAGAGGAGAGAGATCAGGTACTATGCTCAAGACCACACACACTGAATAACATGCCAGTTATTATCAAACTATGGAATCCAGAATTCAATTTTAATGATGAGGTGCTTAAGACCATTCCTATCTGGATCAAACTACCAAACCTTCCTCTTAATTGTTGGACTGCTAATGCACTTAGCAAAATTGGTAGTAGTTTGGGAAAGCTAATTTATGCTGATGATTGTACTACCAGCAATAGCAGAATTTCATTTTCCAGAATTCTTGTTGAGATTGACATAACCAAAGAACTGCCGGCCACAATCAAAGTCCAGGATCCTAAAGGAAAAATGATCAATCAAGAAGTATGGTATGACTGGAAACCTATATACTACCCGAAATGTGTGCAAGTGGGTCATAATTGCCAGAAGGTTCGCAAACAACTAATATCACCTCCTAACAAAGATGCTCAACCAGAACAAAGGCAAGTTCAACTAGCCAAAAACAAGCAACAGTAACAAAGGATAGAATGAAAACCTACAAGTGTTGATGGAAATAGAGCTCCAGGGGTGGAAACAAGTAACAATCAGCTAACTGAGAAGGCAAAAAATACACAACCACCAAATATTATGCCAGATAAGAAAGGAGAGGAAGGTTGGATGAAGTGAAGGGTAGATCTGCAACTAGAAACACTCAAAGGCAGGTACATGACAAAATGATAGTCGTGGTACATAGTCCTACTGTTGTGCTCGAGCCAAGCACGTCTATCAATGAGCGGCAAAATGCTAACCACCCCAAAATATTGCAGTGCAGCACAAGTAGAGAGGAGAAAAGTAAAGAATACAATACATCTCATTCCAAAGTACAAGAATACTAGTCACTTGGAATGTTAGAGGGTTCAATAAAGTGTATAAGCACAATGAGATAAAGAAGTTTATTAGGGAGAATAAAGTAAGTTTTATAGCAATAAGTGAATATAAAGTCCAGAATGATAAAGCTGGGAAACTAATAAATAACTTGTTACCAGAATGGCAATGGTGCACTAATACTGTGAATAAAAAATGAGCCAGACTATGGGTGATTTGGGATCCTAACAGTATTCAATTCACTATGATAAACagtaattcacaatatatacaaggAGCAGTTCAACTAGTACACAACAATAAGAGTTTTCTCTTCACTGCATTCTATGGACTCCATAATATGCAGGACAAAATGGGTCTATGGGAGAGCTTAAGGGATTTGGCTGAACACATGCAAAGACCCTGGCTAGTCATGGGAGATTTTAATGCTATATTAGACTTGGAGGATAGAGTAAATGTCAATGAAGTACAGGACAGTGAAGTTAGGGATTTTAGGGGCTTCATGGAAGATTGCAGGATGTCTTAATTGCCAATAGTAGGTAAATCATACACATGGACAAATGGGCATGTATACATCAGGATTGACAGAGGGATAGTGAATGCTCAATGGATGCTTGAAATGGATCCATCACAAGTACAAGTAATGAATCCCTATTTTTCAGATCACTCCCCAATAAGCATGACTCTAGACATAGCTCTAGAACATGGGAAAAAACTTTTTCGCTTTTATAACTACTGGGCTGATCATCCAGATTTTGGAAAACTAATACAAGAAAATTGGCATGCACAACATGGAGGAATGAAGAGTATATGGCAAAACTTGAAACTAGTAAAAAAGGCACTGACAACCCTAAATAAAAGGGAGTTCTTGGGGGTCACATAAAAGATACAAAGGCTGAGAGATGAATTGCAACACAGTCAAGCACAAATGATAGATGCTACTACCAGTGCTAATCTGTTTGAAGCGGCAAGCAACACCAAACAACAACTGAAGAAATGGAGTTTAATTGAAGAAATGATATATAAGCAAAAATTCAGAGTTCAATGGCTCAAGCTAGGGGATGCAAATACAACCTATTTCTATGCTAGTATGAAAGGTAGAAAAATACAAAATCATATTAGAACTCTAGTAACAGAAGGAGGGACTATACTGAAGAATGCATACTCTATAGAAGCTGAAATTATGGGGTACTACAAGGGATTACTAGGCTCCAGTACCCAGGCACTTCCTCCTATCAATCCCGGAGTTATGCAAGAGGGATCAGTACTAAGTAGAAGTCAACAATTGCAGCTCATGACACTATTTACTAGAAAAAATATAGCTCAAGCCTTGAAGTGGATAGATGATTCAGAAGTCCCGGGTGGAGATAGTTTTAACTCTTGCTTCTTTAAGAAATCTTGACATGCACTCGGCGATGAAGTAACGGATGCAGTACTTCAGTTCTTTGATACTGGTGCAATATACAGACCAATTAACAGTACATCAGTTACCCTCATTCCCAAAACCAAAAACCCTGCATCTATTAGAGAATATAGACTAATATCTTGTTGTACTACTTTGTACAAAATCATTTAAAAATGATCACAAATAGGATGCAGCATGTTGTGGATTCATTGGTGGATTGCAATCAGGCAGCCTTTGTACCTGGCAGACTACTCTTAGATAATATTTTACTTAGCCATGAATTAGTAAAAGGCTATGGTAGAAGGGGTATATCTCCTAGATGCAGGTCAAGATTGACATGCAAAAAACATATGATTCCATTGAATGGGTGTTCCTAGAACAAGTATTATTAGGCCTTAACTTTTCAGAAAAGTTTGTCATATGGATCATGAGTTGTATCAGCATAGTTACATACTCCATCATTATCAATGGTAACCCAACTCCTTCCTTTGCTGCTAAGAGAGGTATAAGATAAGGTGATCCTATGTCACCTTTTATTTTTGTCCTGGCAATGGAGTATCTAACAAGGTTACTGAGAACTTGAAGAGCAAACCAGATTTTAACTATCACCCAAGGTGTGAGAAGCTGGGAGTAATTCAACTAAGCTTTGCTGATGATTTGCTCCTATTTTGTAGAGGTGATAAAGTTTTTGTAATGTTGCTACATAGTTGCTTCCAACAATTCTCATCTGCATCAGGATTGATAGACAATCAAAGCAAAGTTGTGTCTATTTTGGAGGAGTACCAGAGGGAGTTCAACAGGATATTATACAGACTCTTGGATTTAGCAGGGGAACTTTACCATTCAGATACCTTGGGGTACCAATGAGCACAAAGAGATTATCAGTACACTAGTGTCAACCTCTACTGGACAAAATGATAGGAAGGATCACTAATTGGACAGTCAAGTTCCTCTCATATGCTGGAAGATTATAACTGATTAAAAGTGTATTAACTGCCATCCAATCTTTCTGGTCGCAGATTTTCTCTCTCCCAAAGAAAATTATTACAAAGATTAAGACAATTTATTAAAAGTTTCTATGGACAAGAGAAACTGAAGGCAAGAGAAAAGCTTTGATATTATGGGATAAACTATGTTGGCCAAAATCATCAGGGGGTCTGAACATCACCAACTTACAGATATGGAACCAGGCTGCAATTGTCAAACACTTGTGGAACCTACACAAGAAAAATGACGGATTAGGGATCCAATAGGTACACACATATTACATAAAAGGAAGACAAGTTTGGTCTGTCAATACTAAACAAGCCTCATGGCTGATCCAGAAGATTATTCAAGCTGCAAAG from Nicotiana tomentosiformis chromosome 11, ASM39032v3, whole genome shotgun sequence encodes:
- the LOC138902069 gene encoding uncharacterized protein, producing the protein MIDATTSANLFEAASNTKQQLKKWSLIEEMIYKQKFRVQWLKLGDANTTYFYASMKGRKIQNHIRTLVTEGGTILKNAYSIEAEIMGYYKGLLGSSTQALPPINPGVMQEGSVLSRSQQLQLMTLFTRKNIAQALKWIDDSEVPGGDSFNSCFFKKS